One genomic segment of uncultured Desulfobacter sp. includes these proteins:
- a CDS encoding phosphoesterase — translation MSKKQEQVLCIDRKNLPASWITQRTVLPMNFATFAATCTKAEFSFVRREIAEEDRQKKQIIPYILLQTYDAGMTAAYNRQGNEKRLHDLWSIGIGGHINPEDTAMGADSFENILKTGMQRELNEELTQRVLSDPIEFIGIISEDITPVGSVHMGAVFLIRTQDPKSYLPGNELHSFTWHATQKLSQLDLELWSELALELVTQ, via the coding sequence ATGAGCAAAAAACAAGAACAGGTCTTATGCATTGACCGCAAAAACCTTCCCGCATCCTGGATCACCCAGAGAACAGTCCTTCCAATGAATTTTGCCACATTTGCCGCCACATGCACCAAAGCTGAATTTTCCTTTGTCCGCCGAGAGATTGCCGAAGAAGACAGACAAAAAAAACAGATCATCCCTTATATTCTTTTGCAGACATACGATGCCGGCATGACTGCTGCCTACAACAGGCAGGGCAACGAAAAACGGCTTCATGACCTGTGGTCCATCGGGATCGGCGGCCATATCAACCCGGAAGACACTGCCATGGGAGCGGACAGTTTTGAAAACATTTTAAAAACCGGCATGCAAAGGGAATTGAATGAGGAACTAACCCAGCGAGTTTTAAGCGATCCCATTGAATTCATAGGTATTATCAGTGAAGATATCACGCCGGTGGGCAGCGTTCACATGGGGGCGGTATTTCTGATCAGAACACAGGACCCAAAAAGCTATTTACCTGGAAATGAATTGCACAGCTTTACCTGGCATGCAACACAAAAGCTTTCCCAACTGGATCTGGAACTGTGGTCCGAACTGGCCCTGGAACTTGTCACTCAATGA